A window of the Lactuca sativa cultivar Salinas chromosome 7, Lsat_Salinas_v11, whole genome shotgun sequence genome harbors these coding sequences:
- the LOC111904215 gene encoding uncharacterized protein LOC111904215 → MSAGFLKNGNKAHIYINTIWRRHSISDSLGAPITRTPFQQPKASYSRFPQRKVKDIEFSVPFPTTNTQSASRLSSISKSAFIGWYLGMIKTRPIVTKSITSALIYTASDLSSQTITRSSSESYDGIRTFRMAGYGMIVLGPALHYWFNFVSRIFPNRDLMSTFKKMFLGQAIFGPVMTVVFFSVNAGIQGESGREIVARLKRDLIPTMINGVMYWPVCDFITFRFVPVHLQPLVSNSFAYIWTCYMTYMASLEKAGIK, encoded by the exons atgagCGCAGGTTTCCTCAAGAATGGCAACAAAGCACACATCTACATCAACACCATATGGAGAAGACACTCGATTTCCGATTCACTTGGAGCTCCGATTACCAGAACCCCTTTCCAACAACCCAAAGCTTCATACTCCCGATTTCCTCAAAGAAAAGTGAAAGACATCGAGTTTTCTGTTCCATTCCCGACCACAAATACACAGAGCGCATCGCGTTTATCGTCGATTTCAAAGAGTGCGTTTATTGGATGGTATTTGGGTATGATTAAAACCCGACCCATTGTTACTAAAAGCATCACCTCTgctcttatttatactgcttCTGATTTATCCTCTCAG ACAATTACTCGATCATCTTCAGAGTCTTACGATGGTATAAGAACTTTTCGCATGGCTGGATATGGAATGATCGTATTAGGTCCAGCACTACATTATTGGTTCAATTTTGTATCGAGAATCTTTCCAAATCGTGACCTTATGTCAACATTCAAGAAAATGTTCTTGGGTCAGGCGATATTTGGACCTGTTATGACTGTCGTGTTCTTCTCTGTGAATGCAGGCATACAAG GTGAAAGTGGTAGAGAAATTGTTGCTAGATTGAAGCGAGATTTGATTCCAACTATGATCAATGGTGTTATGTATTGGCCTGTTTGTGATTTTATCACATTCAGATTCGTCCCTGTTCATTTGCAG CCATTAGTGAGCAACTCATTTGCGTATATATGGACTTGTTACATGACATACATGGCAAGCTTAGAGAAAGCAGGGATCAAGTAA
- the LOC111904216 gene encoding 40S ribosomal protein S29, with amino-acid sequence MGHSNVWNSHPKTYGPGSRTCRVCGNSHGLIRKYGLMCCRQCFHSNAKEIGFIKYR; translated from the exons ATGGGGCACTCAAACGTCTGGAACTCTCACCCTAAGACCTATGGTCCTGGTTCCCGCACCTG CCGTGTGTGTGGGAACTCCCATGGGTTGATCAGGAAATATGGACTTATGTGCTGCAGACAGTGTTTTCACAGCAATGCCAAGGAAATTGGTTTCATTAAG TATCGCTAA